The Thermodesulfobacteriota bacterium nucleotide sequence AGATCCTGAATCAAGTTCAGGATGACTGAAATGTGGTGATTCCTCGCTAGCTCGAAATCGTTGGGAATGACAAAGAAAAAAGAGTGGAAAGACTAAATCCTCCCTCGCTCCCCCCTTTTTCTAAGGGGGGATGAAAATTTAAATACGGAAAATAGAATGAAAGGAATAGCCCGGGCGGGGATACCGTACCGGGTTTTTTTATATAAAAACACGGAGGTATTACACATATGGCACAGGCATCAGGCTCAAGTGCAGAGATTTGGTACAAGATTGAAGCGGTGAACGGGGTGACCCCGTCCGTCGATTCGGGGGCGTCGACCACGCTGGCGTCGGCGGTGAACCCGGGGGCGTCGAGTATCGTCGTCGCGTCGGATACGGGCATTGCGGCGGGAGAGATTCTTAAGGTCGGAACGCCGCAGAACATGGAGTTCGTGAAGGTGGCGTCGGGGTACTCGTCCGGAACGACGGTTGCGCTCGACCCGAACACGAAGATCAATTACAGGCACGAGTCGGGCGAGGACGTGAAGGAGACGGACCCGACTAAGGACTGGTTCAAGCTCGGGAACGTGAGGTCGTTCACCCCATCCGGCGGCAGGGAGCTTCAGCGCTCGCAGGCGCTTTCGGGCTCGCGCGTGCTGTCTAACTTCAGGGAAGGGAATTACGAGGCCGGCGCCGACATGACCGTCGAGCTCGACATAGAGACCGCGGGGCTCTTTTACCTGCACGCTCTCAACAACGATTATTACAGCGTCGGCGCGACGCAGGGGACGGACCCTGTGAGCACGACGCTTGACGGGGCTGTTGCAAAGGGCGCGACGCAGATAGAGCTCGCCGCGGACACCAACCTGGCGACGGGGATTTTCCTCCAGGTAGGGACGGGCACGGACGCGGAGATCGTGAAGGTAGGGACTTATGCAAGCGGCACGACCGTGGACCTCGACCCGGACGCTCATCCGATGGGGCTCAGAAAGGCGCACGACAGCGGCGATGCGGTCGTCGAAAAAGTGAAGCCCTTTACGCATACAATATACAGGGGGCGGACGATTCCGGAGGGGATTTCTTTTGTCCTGAGATTCACCGACATCGAGTCGCTCATGCTCATCAGGGGGAACAAGATTTCGAACCTGACGCTGAACGTGGACCCGAGCGATTTGCCGCAGCTTAACATGAACGTTTCGGGCAAGGCGTTCCAGGTGCTTTCGGAGAATATCTTCGGGACGCCTGTGTCCATCGAGAACATCCCGTACGTGCACTGGGAGGCGAGCGTGCAGGTGGACAGCGTGGAGCTGACGTCGAACCAGCTCGAGAATCTCAGCCTCGTGATCGAGAACACGATTCAGGGGAACTTCGTCGTGGGATCGCCTATCAAGGGCGCGATCACGCCGGGCGAGGGGTCCGTCAGCGGGTCGTTCACGTATCAGTACGGGAGCCAGCAGTTCGCCGAGAAGACGATCGCCGGGACGGAGACGCAGCTCGATTTCATCTGGACTTACATCGGGGACGACAATCACCAGGTTACGATGAGCGTGCCGAAGGCGAAGTTCGAGGGAAGTCCGCATCCGGGCGTTTCGTCGAAGGACCCTATAACCGACGAGAAGAGCTTCCTCGGGAGGCTGGATTCGGGTTCGTCCCCGGCGACGGACGTGAGCGTGACTGTGAAGAATACGCAGCCGACCGTGGAGTGGATGGTGGAGTCTTAAGGGAATGGGGGGTGAGTTGAGCCCCCACCCGTGCTATTTTGGTTTGAGTTGTTTTCGAGCGGTACTGGATGAGCTTCTGTGTAGTTGGCCAAGGGCGTCCGAATGCTCGCTTGTTCGCATTCGTTCCCCTAACAGGGGGAGGGATTTAATGATGAAGGATTAGCGGTACCCCCTCACCCTTAATCCCTATTTTGGTTTGAGTCGCTTTCGAGCAGTATTGGAAGAGCTATGGTGCAGTCGGCCAAGGGCGTCCGAATGCTCACTCGCTCGCATTCGTTCCCCGGAGGGGAGAGGGGATTAGTAGGGAGACGTATGCTCACATTCGTTCCCTCGGGGAGAAGGGAAAAGATTCTGGATGGATTGCTTGCAGAAATGGATTCCCGCCTGTACGGCTACGGCTTGACTGCCTACGCCGTGACAAGCGCGGGAATGACAATGTCAAAGAAAGGATTGAATGCTAAATTGCTTCGCTGCGTTCGCAATGACAGAAAAGATAGATGAGGGAACCCCCACCCTTACCCTCCCCCTATCAGGGGGAGGGATGTTTTATGGTGAGGGAGTGGAGATTGGTAAAGGAGAAAAAATAGAGGAGGAGTTATGCCTGAGATTAAAAGTCTTACGAAGAATGTTTCGAATTATGTGACGATATATCCGTACAGGGAGATAGAGGATGAGGATTGGCCGGCTTACCAGGACGAGAAGGGTGAGTGGGTCGGCTACGACGAGGGGTGGCGCGAGGTGGGGTTCAAGTGTCCGTATCCGACTGTCGCGAGGCTGACGCAGATAAGGGATTTGACGCAGGACCTCACCGTCGAGGACAGGAGCTTCAAGATACTCGGCGGGGATCCGAAGCGCGCGGCGAAGTTTCTCGTGTACAACCTGATACAGGATATCGTCGGGCTGACGGACCAGGGGGAGCGCGTGCTTTACGACAAGGACGCGAAGGAGTGGCTGTATAACGAGTTCTGCAAGTCGTCGTTTCTTCTGAGCAACTTCAGGTCGAGCTATGAGCTTGTGGCCGGGAAGGTGACGAAGGAGGAGAAGAAGGAAGAGGAAAATTTTTCGGAAGGGTCCGGGAGTATTTCGGACGGATTTACGAGGGCTGGGAAGTCAGCCTCAAGGGTGAAAAAAGAAGATACCACGCCGACGCTCTCAGGCGGCGAGTGAAGCAGCTTGAAGAGAAGAAGAAGCTCCGCCGGAAGAACCGGCTCCCGTTCGGGAAGGAGGATTCCGCGGAGCTTCGGATTCTGAAAAAGGCTGGCGAGGAGACGGACGGGCTCGTGGGCTCGCTGCCGGTGCATCAGCAGGAGTGGGTGTCGCTGTGGGAGCTGTGCCAGTCGCAGAG carries:
- a CDS encoding phage tail tube protein; protein product: MAQASGSSAEIWYKIEAVNGVTPSVDSGASTTLASAVNPGASSIVVASDTGIAAGEILKVGTPQNMEFVKVASGYSSGTTVALDPNTKINYRHESGEDVKETDPTKDWFKLGNVRSFTPSGGRELQRSQALSGSRVLSNFREGNYEAGADMTVELDIETAGLFYLHALNNDYYSVGATQGTDPVSTTLDGAVAKGATQIELAADTNLATGIFLQVGTGTDAEIVKVGTYASGTTVDLDPDAHPMGLRKAHDSGDAVVEKVKPFTHTIYRGRTIPEGISFVLRFTDIESLMLIRGNKISNLTLNVDPSDLPQLNMNVSGKAFQVLSENIFGTPVSIENIPYVHWEASVQVDSVELTSNQLENLSLVIENTIQGNFVVGSPIKGAITPGEGSVSGSFTYQYGSQQFAEKTIAGTETQLDFIWTYIGDDNHQVTMSVPKAKFEGSPHPGVSSKDPITDEKSFLGRLDSGSSPATDVSVTVKNTQPTVEWMVES